In a genomic window of Lathamus discolor isolate bLatDis1 chromosome 4, bLatDis1.hap1, whole genome shotgun sequence:
- the GPR83 gene encoding G-protein coupled receptor 83 encodes MLSCFIWLCLPDLVNTFVTPGKLPLNGSLEKTFVIQNISGFFSWDNDSLAEWQSFVGRSRYGAESQSITVKALLVAAYSVIIVFSLFGNVLVCHVVIKTKRMRSATSLFIVNLAVADIMITLLNTPFTLARFVNSTWIFGKGMCHVSRFAQYCSLHVSALTLTAIAVDRHQVIMHPLKPRISTAKGVIYISVIWIMATCFSLPHAIYQKLFTFEYSEEVTRCLCLPDFPEPADLFWKYLDLTTFILLYVLPLLIISAAYVTVAKKLWLRNVIGDVTTEQYFALRKKNKKTIKMLMLVVILFAVCWFPLNCYVLLLSSQTIHTNNALYFAFHWFAMSSTCYNPFIYCWLNDSFRSELKALLSMCRKPPRPAEQRLPSTAPSYRLAWPENSNFKRLQASRVLSSASNIQSGKTDISAVEPIVAVS; translated from the exons ATGTTGTCGTGTTTCATCTGGCTCTGCCTCCCCGACCTGGTTAACACCTTTGTAACCCCAGGAAAGTTGCCCCTCAACgggagcctggagaagactttTGTGATCCAGAACATCTCGGGTTTCTTTTCCTGGGATAACGACAGCCTGGCTGAGTGGCAGAGCTTTGTGGGCAGGAGCCGGTATGGAGCGGAGTCGCAGAGCATCACTGTGAAAGCCCTGCTCGTCGCGGCGTACTCTGTCATCATTGTCTTCTCCCTCTTCGGCAATGTCCTGGTCTGTCACGTTGTCATCAAGACCAAGCGCATGCGCTCCGCCACCAGCTTGTTCATTGTGAACCTGGCTGTAGCCGATATCATGATCACGCTCCTCAACACACCTTTTACACTG GCTCGGTTTGTGAACAGTACCTGGATATTCGGGAAGGGGATGTGCCATGTCAGTAGGTTTGCGCAGTACTGCTCCCTCCATGTCTCTGCATTGACCCTCACAGCCATTGCTGTGGACAGGCACCAG GTTATAATGCACCCACTGAAACCTCGTATATCTACTGCAAAAGGTGTTATTTACATCTCTGTAATCTGGATCATGGCAACTTGTTTTTCTCTACCACATGCTATCTACCAAAAACTCTTTACCTTTGAGTACAG TGAGGAGGTTACCCGGTGTCTGTGCCTGCCAGATTTCCCTGAGCCTGCTGACCTCTTTTGGAAGTACCTCGACTTAACAACCTTCATTCTGCTCTACGTCCTGCCCCTTCTGATCATCTCTGCTGCCTATGTGACAGTGGCTAAGAAGCTCTGGCTGCGCAATGTCATTGGTGACGTCACCACTGAGCAGTACTTTGCCCTTCGCAAGAAGAATAAGAAGACCATAAAGATGCTGATGCTTGTTGTCATCCTCTTCGCAGTCTGCTGGTTCCCCTTGAATTGCTAcgtcctcctcctctccagccaGACCATCCACACCAACAACGCCCTGTACTTTGCCTTTCACTGGTTTGCAATGAGCAGCACCTGCTACAACCCTTTCATCTACTGCTGGCTCAATGACAGCTTCCGATCAGAACTCAAAGCTTTGCTCAGCATGTGCAGAAAGCCTCCCAGGCCTGCAGAACAGAGGCTTCCCTCCACAGCCCCATCCTACCGACTGGCTTGGCCAGAAAACAGCAACTTCAAGAGGTTGCAGGCCTCCCGTGTCCTTTCGTCAGCTTCCAACATCCAGTCAGGAAAGACAGACATCTCTGCAGTTGAGCCGATCGTAGCTGTGAGTTAA